GCAGCTAGAGGTGAAACTCGTAGTCAGATTCACGAttgtcttttcaaaaatgccacTGATGGAGAGATGgtaacacatttttcaaacgtcTCCACCGCACTTTCAGCAATGAAAAAAGATCCTCaagtgaaaatttgcaatCATATCATATGCAGGTACTTAGgtttcgttttgaaaattttatttgaactaACTTGTTTCAGAAATGGAATTAAAACCGAGTCATTGTGTTTAGATAAAGTAAAGTTACTTTATAATTGTGAAGTGTCATCACACGATTTAGACAATGAAAAAGAAactataaaaacaataaacaaaTTGATACGAGAAAATACGGATGGACACATTAAGAAAATTAATACCAAAATAAGTATTGATAAAGGTAAGTCACCATCATCATACTTAAAGTTTTAGAATTAAATGTTTAGATCAAGTTGTAGTATTTCTCAGTGCTGCATGTTTTGAAGCTCAATGGCAGAACAAGTTCCATAAATTATCTACTTCCAAAAAAGAGTTTTTCTGCACAGCAAACTCACACAGAAACATAAAATTCTTACACGCAACTGGTGCTAACAGAAAATACTGTGAAAACGACAAATTCCAAGTTCTTAGTCTTCCATATACAGACAGTTCGTttgaaatgacaatttttcttccaaaagaACAATTTGGATTGGCTGAAGCATTGAAAACACTGGGGACGTCTACCATTCAAGAACTGAAGTCAAATGTTTCTAACTATCTAGTTAATGTAAGTGCTTCcattagttaaaaaatatgcTTTTTATTTCAGGTTCAAATTCCAATATGGCGGAATGAAACAGAGATTGATCTGAATAGCACACTTCAGGCGATTGGAATAACAAAGATACTTAACGAGTCTGCTTATATAGggaattttgcagaaaatgttcatatttcagaatttattcaCAAGGCAATAATTGAGGTAACCAAacgttttttaataatttttccaatttcgtcTAGTTTCTTTGCATCGTTTAAGGATTTCTTCTATAAGCTATAAGATTTAGTTGTATGCTGGAAATGTTTGCCTAATTCTTGATATTaactttattttcttcatAGGTTAACGAAAATGGCACTTCTCCTGCAACTAACACCAAAGTTATAACAAAACGATGGCGAGAGGAAACCGgcgaaattcgagattttataGCAGACCATCCATTTTTATACACAATTCATTAcaagaattcaattttgtttatgGGTGTATTTGCTGGATGATAACTAAATTTGACTATGAATAAAACcacttaattaaaaaaaacatttgtaagtggagaaaaactagaaaaatgaataaagttGTGAAGAAGATTCAAATCTTCTAATTCATAAAATCTTTACTCCAAGATGTCTATCCTTGATTTATCCAGTCTTCCGAGAATATGTGGCAGTTACTTTCTGGTTTTTGTCAGATCAAAATGCAGAAGATCTGCCTGCCATTTCTTGAACGTTTAAATACATTCATTAGATTGAAACATCGCTAGATGGGTCCAcaatattcttcaaaaacgtCGATTCTTCTAGCAATATTTGGAGCAAATCTACTTTTAAAAAGAACATTTGATTCTAGAGTAAG
This is a stretch of genomic DNA from Caenorhabditis elegans chromosome V. It encodes these proteins:
- the srp-8 gene encoding Serpin domain-containing protein (Confirmed by transcript evidence); this translates as MSNDDKLHEFLSKSEAEFALKLLHQQDHSQSFVFSPIAISLALYSLYEAARGETRSQIHDCLFKNATDGEMVTHFSNVSTALSAMKKDPQVKICNHIICRNGIKTESLCLDKVKLLYNCEVSSHDLDNEKETIKTINKLIRENTDGHIKKINTKISIDKDQVVVFLSAACFEAQWQNKFHKLSTSKKEFFCTANSHRNIKFLHATGANRKYCENDKFQVLSLPYTDSSFEMTIFLPKEQFGLAEALKTLGTSTIQELKSNVSNYLVNVQIPIWRNETEIDLNSTLQAIGITKILNESAYIGNFAENVHISEFIHKAIIEVNENGTSPATNTKVITKRWREETGEIRDFIADHPFLYTIHYKNSILFMGVFAG